From the genome of Vespa crabro chromosome 24, iyVesCrab1.2, whole genome shotgun sequence, one region includes:
- the LOC124432148 gene encoding multidrug resistance-associated protein 1 isoform X5: MENQTMDQFCGSKFWDTDLSWNTDDPDLTECFQKTVLIWVPCVFLWSFSVMEAYYMLNSRRKNIPYTWLYISKQVLTTILIVLTIVDLGRAVYKSYYEAVYNVDYYTPFVKIITFILAGILLFYNKKYGMRTSGLLFLFWFLLVLCGIVQFRTLLRQNSNEKPTYLFVSYMIYYSLVISMFLLNFIVDAEPKYSEYPLMERPCPEQNSSFPSRLSFAWFDALAWKGFKKPLESTDLWFMNPEDTASEIVPKFDRHWSKTSKKGDNVQNAKASFRKSSGQVDFDNDRKKKVSSILPALCKAFGATFLFGAVLKLIQDIMTFISPQLLKLLIRFVSGGEPLWKGYFYAILLLITATLQTLVLSQYFHRMFLVGLRIRTALITAIYRKALRMSNSARKESTLGEIVNLMSVDAQRFMDLTAYINMIWSAPLQIILALTFLWEKLGPAVLAGLAVMIVLIPINALIANKVKTLQIRQMKDKDERVKLMNEVLNGIKVLKLYAWEPSFEEQILRIRRKEIQVLKEAAYLNAGTSFIWSCAPFLVSLVSFATYVLIDKNNVLDSETAFVSLSLFNILRFPLSMLPMMIGNIVQAYVSIKRINNFMNTEELDPNNVHHDQSELHPLIIENGSFAWDMESSDKPILKNINMNIEQGQLVAVVGSVGSGKSSLISAFLGEMEKLNGRVNTKGSIAYVSQQAWIQNATLQDNVLFGKPLNKALYNRVIDACMLGPDLQMLPAGDQTEIGEKGINLSGGQKQRVALARAVYNESDIYFLDDPLSAVDAHVGKHIFENVVGPSGLLKKKTRVHITHDIVYLPEVDNIFVLKDGEITESGTYKQLMDKRGAFAEFLMQHLQEVGNLHTDDGSDPDLHEIKQQLESKMGTQELQEKLTRARSRISESQSESGSITDRRSLNGSLKRQYSTESQQSGNYLTGNSIKEKGVLQPKIGEKLIEVEKAETGSVKWKVYSHYLKSIGWFLSISTIVMNAVFQSFSIGSNIWLSAWSNDNMTSADGKSINDEAKRDMYLGVYGALGLGQAMASFFCDLAPQLGCWLAARQMHIMMLRAVMRAPLTFFDTTPTGRIISRFAKDVDVLDTSLPPQISDSIYCLFEVIATLFVISFSTPEFVSVIIPIGLIYYFIQRFYVATSRQLKRLESISRSPIYSHFSESVTGAQTIRAFGVQDRFIHESESKVDFNQVCYYPGIIANRWLAIRLEMVGNLIIFFAALFVVLGRNTISAGIVGLSVSYALQITQTLNWLVRMTSDVETNIVAVERIKEYGETPQEAPWVNPENVPPKEWPAEGYVEFKDYKVRYREGLDLILHGLTFSVKGGEKVGIVGRTGAGKSSLTLSLFRILEAASGKIIIDGIDIATLGLHDLRTKLTIIPQDPVLFSGTLRMNLDPFDQHTDDEVWRALERAHLKSFVQNLFNGLLHEVSEGGDNLSVGQRQLICLARALLRKTKVLVLDEATAAVDLETDDLIQRTIREDFKDCTVLTIAHRLNTILDSDKVILLDKGLIIEYDSPEVLLRNSSSAFYSMAKDAGLVA, translated from the exons atcCTAGCAGGAATTTTActattctataataaaaagtatggaATGCGTACATCAGGActactatttttgttttggttTTTGCTTGTATTATGCGGAATTGTGCAATTCAGAACTTTATTAAGGCAAAATTCAAATGAA aAACCAACGTACCTGTTTGTATCATATATGATCTATTACAGTTTAGTAATATCAATGTTcctattaaatttcattgttgATGCAGAGCCTAAATATTCGGAATATCCATTG atgGAAAGACCGTGTCCAGAACAAAATTCATCTTTTCCATCAAGACTTTCTTTTGCGTGGTTTGATGCTCTGGCATGGAAAGGTTTTAAAAAGCCTTTGGAATCTACAGATTTATGGTTTATGAATCCTGAAGATACAGCTTCTGAAATTGTTCCAAAATTTGATAGGCATTGGAGTAAAACTtcaaaaaaaggagataa tgtACAAAATGCAAAAGCATCATTTAGAAAATCATCTGGTCAAGTTGATTTTGATAATGAtcgtaagaaaaaagtttcttcTATTTTACCAGCACTTTGTAAAGCTTTTGGTGCCACTTTTTTATTTGGTGCAGTACTTAAACTTATACAAGATATTATGACTTTTATTAGCCCACAATTATTAAA atTACTTATTAGATTTGTAAGCGGTGGCGAACCATTGTGGAAGGGCTATTTTTATGCAATTTTACTCTTAATTACAGCTACACTTCAAACTCTAGTATTATCACAGTACTTTCATCGCATGTTTTTAGTTGGATTACGTATACGAACTGCACTGATAACAGCAATTTATAGAAAAGCATTGAGAATGTCAAATTCTGCCAGAAAAGAATCAACACTAGGTGAAATAGTAAATTTAATGTCCGTTGATGCACAAAGGTTTATGGATTTGACagcatacataaatatgattTGGTCTGCGccattacaaattattttagcACTAACCTTTTTATGGGAGAAATTAGGTCCAGCTGTACTTGCTGGATTAGCTGTTATGATTGTTCTTATTCCTATAAATGCGTTAATTgcaaataaagtaaaaacatTACAAATTCGGCAAATGAAAGACAAAGATGAGAGagttaaattaatgaatgaagttcttaatggaataaaagtattaaaattatatgctTGGGAACCATCTTTTGAAGAACAAATACTACGCattagaaggaaagaaatacaaGTATTAAAAGAAGCAGCATATCTAAACGCAGGAACAAGTTTTATTTGGTCTTGTGCGCCATTTTTG gTTTCATTGGTATCCTTCGCTACTTATGTACTTATAGACAAAAATAATGTCTTGGATAGTGAGACTGCATTTGTTTCACTTagtttattcaatattttacgATTTCCTCTTTCTATGTTACCAATGATGATAGGTAATATAGTTCAG GCTTATGTTTCCATTAAACGTATCAACAATTTCATGAACACAGAGGAACTTGATCCTAATAATGTACATCATGATCAATCTGAAT TACATCCATTAATTATTGAGAATGGCAGTTTTGCTTGGGATATGGAAAGTAGTGATAAACCaatcttaaaaaatatcaatatgaatATAGAACAAGGCCAGTTAGTAGCAGTAGTTGGATCAGTTGGATCTGGAAAGAGTTCTTTAATATCAGCTTTTCTTGGGGAAATGGAAAAATTAAATGGTCGTGTTAATACAAAA GGTTCTATTGCATATGTTTCTCAACAAGCCTGGATACAAAATGCAACTTTGCAAGATAACGTTTTGTTCGGAAAACCTTTAAACAAAGCTTTATATAATCGAGTTATAGATGCATGTATGTTAGGTCCAGATCTTCAAATGTTACCTGCAGGAGATCAAACAGAAATTGGTGAAAAGGGTATAAACTTATCTGGAGGTCAAAAACAAAGAGTTGCTTTAGCCAGAGCAGTATATAATGAAtcagatatatatttcttggATGATCCTTTAAGTGCTGTAGATGCTCATGTGGGAAaacatatttttgaaaatgtgGTAGGCCCTAGTGGtctgttaaagaaaaagacaagggTACACATTACACATGACATTGTCTATCTACCTGAGGTTGACAATATCTTTGTTCTTAAAGATGGTGAAATAACAGAAAGTGGAACTTACAAACAGCTTATGGACAAAAGGGGTGCATTTGCTGAATTTCTAATGCAACATTTACAAGAAG TTGGAAATC TGCACACTGATGATGGTTCGGATCCAGATTTACATGAAATTAAGCAGCAATTGGAATCAAAAATGGGTACACAAGaattacaagaaaaattaACACGTGCTAGGTCAAGAATTTCAGAAAGTCAAAGTGAATCAGGCTCTATAACTGATAGAAGATCATTAAATGGTTCTTTGAAAAg GCAATATTCTACAGAAAGTCAACAGTCTGGAAACTATCTAACTGGAAATagtataaaggaaaaaggtgTATTACAGCCAAAGATAggtgaaaaattaattgaagtaGAGAAGGCTGAAACTGGCAGT GTAAAATGGAAAGTGTATTCTCACTATTTAAAATCTATTGGATGGTTCCTATCTATATCTACAATAGTTATGAATGCTGTTTTCCAATCATTCAGTATTGGATCAAATATTTGGCTGAGTGCATGGTCAAATGATAATATGACTTCTGCGGATGGTAAATCCATAAATGATGAAGCAAAACGAGACATGTATCTTGGAGTATATGGAGCTCTTGGTCTTGGACAAG CGATGGCGAGTTTTTTCTGCGATTTGGCACCTCAGCTGGGTTGCTGGCTGGCTGCTCGCCAGATGCACATAATGATGCTGCGTGCTGTGATGCGTGCTCCATTGACCTTCTTTGATACAACACCTACTGGTCGTATTATCTCCAGGTTTGCTAAAGATGTCGACGTACTGGATACATCTCTTCCCCCACAAATTTCTGATAGCATCTATTGTCTTTTCGAG GTAATAGCAACTCTGTTCGTTATCAGCTTCAGTACTCCAGAATTTGTTTCTGTGATCATACCAATAGGACTAATTTATTACTTCATACAGCGCTTCTATGTCGCTACTTCGCGACAATTGAAACGTTTGGAATCTATATCAAGATCTCCTATATATTCACATTTTAGTGAATCTGTAACTG GAGCTCAAACAATTAGAGCATTTGGTGTCCAGGATAGATTTATACATGAATCAGAAAGCAAAGTAGATTTTAATCAAGTTTGTTATTATCCTGGTATAATTGcaaatag atGGCTTGCAATACGGTTGGAGATGGTtggaaatttaattatattctttgctgcATTATTTGTTGTATTAGGAAGAAATACTATTAGTGCCGGTATCGTTGGATTATCTGTCAGTTATGCTTTACag aTTACACAAACTTTAAATTGGCTTGTACGTATGACTTCTGATGTAGAAACAAATATTGTAGCAgtagagagaataaaagaatatggCGAAACTCCTCAAGAAGCACCTTGGGTAAATCCTGAGAATGTTCCTCCAAAAGAATGGCCTGCAGAAGGTTATGTTGAATTTAAGGATTACAAAGTCCGTTATAGAGAAGGATTAGATCTTATTCTCCATGGTTTAACATTTTCTGTTAAGGGAGGAGAAAAAGTCGGCATTGTTGGTAGAACTGGTGCTGGCAAATCTTCCTtaacattatctttatttagaATACTTGAAGCAGCAAGTGGCAAAATCATTATTGATGGTATTGATATTGCTACTTTAGGTCTTCATGATCTTAGAactaaattaacaataataccacaAGATCCAGTATTATTTTCGGGAACTTTAAGAATGAATTTAGATCCTTTCGATCAACATACAGATGATGAAGTATGGAGAGCATTGGAGCGCGCTCATCTTAAATCTTTTGTTCAAA atTTATTCAATGGTTTGCTTCATGAAGTATCTGAAGGAGGTGATAATCTCAGTGTGGGCCAACGACAATTGATATGTTTAGCACGAGCCCTTCTTCGTAAAACCAAAGTTCTCGTATTAGATGAAGCAACAGCTGCAGTTGATTTAGAAACTGATGATTTAATTCAAAGAACAATTAGGGAAGATTTTAAGGATTGCACAGTTTTAACAATAGCACATAGGCTTAATACAATTCTTGACTCTGATAA AGTTATTCTACTAGATAAAGGACTCATTATTGAATATGATTCTCCCGAGGTGCTACTTCGAAATTCATCCAGTGCATTTTATAGTATGGCAAAAGATGCAGGGCTGGTAgcttaa
- the LOC124432148 gene encoding multidrug resistance-associated protein 1 isoform X1 yields MENQTMDQFCGSKFWDTDLSWNTDDPDLTECFQKTVLIWVPCVFLWSFSVMEAYYMLNSRRKNIPYTWLYISKQVLTTILIVLTIVDLGRAVYKSYYEAVYNVDYYTPFVKIITFILAGILLFYNKKYGMRTSGLLFLFWFLLVLCGIVQFRTLLRQNSNEKPTYLFVSYMIYYSLVISMFLLNFIVDAEPKYSEYPLMERPCPEQNSSFPSRLSFAWFDALAWKGFKKPLESTDLWFMNPEDTASEIVPKFDRHWSKTSKKGDKLFWSYFSVQNAKASFRKSSGQVDFDNDRKKKVSSILPALCKAFGATFLFGAVLKLIQDIMTFISPQLLKLLIRFVSGGEPLWKGYFYAILLLITATLQTLVLSQYFHRMFLVGLRIRTALITAIYRKALRMSNSARKESTLGEIVNLMSVDAQRFMDLTAYINMIWSAPLQIILALTFLWEKLGPAVLAGLAVMIVLIPINALIANKVKTLQIRQMKDKDERVKLMNEVLNGIKVLKLYAWEPSFEEQILRIRRKEIQVLKEAAYLNAGTSFIWSCAPFLVSLVSFATYVLIDKNNVLDSETAFVSLSLFNILRFPLSMLPMMIGNIVQAYVSIKRINNFMNTEELDPNNVHHDQSELHPLIIENGSFAWDMESSDKPILKNINMNIEQGQLVAVVGSVGSGKSSLISAFLGEMEKLNGRVNTKGSIAYVSQQAWIQNATLQDNVLFGKPLNKALYNRVIDACMLGPDLQMLPAGDQTEIGEKGINLSGGQKQRVALARAVYNESDIYFLDDPLSAVDAHVGKHIFENVVGPSGLLKKKTRVHITHDIVYLPEVDNIFVLKDGEITESGTYKQLMDKRGAFAEFLMQHLQEVGNLHTDDGSDPDLHEIKQQLESKMGTQELQEKLTRARSRISESQSESGSITDRRSLNGSLKRQYSTESQQSGNYLTGNSIKEKGVLQPKIGEKLIEVEKAETGSVKWKVYSHYLKSIGWFLSISTIVMNAVFQSFSIGSNIWLSAWSNDNMTSADGKSINDEAKRDMYLGVYGALGLGQGLTVLGTAFFAAKGMVIASTCLFQKTMCHVLHNPMSFFDQTPTGRILSRLGKDTDVVDNILPAILHSWISCLFRVIATLFVISFSTPEFVSVIIPIGLIYYFIQRFYVATSRQLKRLESISRSPIYSHFSESVTGAQTIRAFGVQDRFIHESESKVDFNQVCYYPGIIANRWLAIRLEMVGNLIIFFAALFVVLGRNTISAGIVGLSVSYALQITQTLNWLVRMTSDVETNIVAVERIKEYGETPQEAPWVNPENVPPKEWPAEGYVEFKDYKVRYREGLDLILHGLTFSVKGGEKVGIVGRTGAGKSSLTLSLFRILEAASGKIIIDGIDIATLGLHDLRTKLTIIPQDPVLFSGTLRMNLDPFDQHTDDEVWRALERAHLKSFVQNLFNGLLHEVSEGGDNLSVGQRQLICLARALLRKTKVLVLDEATAAVDLETDDLIQRTIREDFKDCTVLTIAHRLNTILDSDKVILLDKGLIIEYDSPEVLLRNSSSAFYSMAKDAGLVA; encoded by the exons atcCTAGCAGGAATTTTActattctataataaaaagtatggaATGCGTACATCAGGActactatttttgttttggttTTTGCTTGTATTATGCGGAATTGTGCAATTCAGAACTTTATTAAGGCAAAATTCAAATGAA aAACCAACGTACCTGTTTGTATCATATATGATCTATTACAGTTTAGTAATATCAATGTTcctattaaatttcattgttgATGCAGAGCCTAAATATTCGGAATATCCATTG atgGAAAGACCGTGTCCAGAACAAAATTCATCTTTTCCATCAAGACTTTCTTTTGCGTGGTTTGATGCTCTGGCATGGAAAGGTTTTAAAAAGCCTTTGGAATCTACAGATTTATGGTTTATGAATCCTGAAGATACAGCTTCTGAAATTGTTCCAAAATTTGATAGGCATTGGAGTAAAACTtcaaaaaaaggagataa GCTATTTTGGTCTTACTTTAG tgtACAAAATGCAAAAGCATCATTTAGAAAATCATCTGGTCAAGTTGATTTTGATAATGAtcgtaagaaaaaagtttcttcTATTTTACCAGCACTTTGTAAAGCTTTTGGTGCCACTTTTTTATTTGGTGCAGTACTTAAACTTATACAAGATATTATGACTTTTATTAGCCCACAATTATTAAA atTACTTATTAGATTTGTAAGCGGTGGCGAACCATTGTGGAAGGGCTATTTTTATGCAATTTTACTCTTAATTACAGCTACACTTCAAACTCTAGTATTATCACAGTACTTTCATCGCATGTTTTTAGTTGGATTACGTATACGAACTGCACTGATAACAGCAATTTATAGAAAAGCATTGAGAATGTCAAATTCTGCCAGAAAAGAATCAACACTAGGTGAAATAGTAAATTTAATGTCCGTTGATGCACAAAGGTTTATGGATTTGACagcatacataaatatgattTGGTCTGCGccattacaaattattttagcACTAACCTTTTTATGGGAGAAATTAGGTCCAGCTGTACTTGCTGGATTAGCTGTTATGATTGTTCTTATTCCTATAAATGCGTTAATTgcaaataaagtaaaaacatTACAAATTCGGCAAATGAAAGACAAAGATGAGAGagttaaattaatgaatgaagttcttaatggaataaaagtattaaaattatatgctTGGGAACCATCTTTTGAAGAACAAATACTACGCattagaaggaaagaaatacaaGTATTAAAAGAAGCAGCATATCTAAACGCAGGAACAAGTTTTATTTGGTCTTGTGCGCCATTTTTG gTTTCATTGGTATCCTTCGCTACTTATGTACTTATAGACAAAAATAATGTCTTGGATAGTGAGACTGCATTTGTTTCACTTagtttattcaatattttacgATTTCCTCTTTCTATGTTACCAATGATGATAGGTAATATAGTTCAG GCTTATGTTTCCATTAAACGTATCAACAATTTCATGAACACAGAGGAACTTGATCCTAATAATGTACATCATGATCAATCTGAAT TACATCCATTAATTATTGAGAATGGCAGTTTTGCTTGGGATATGGAAAGTAGTGATAAACCaatcttaaaaaatatcaatatgaatATAGAACAAGGCCAGTTAGTAGCAGTAGTTGGATCAGTTGGATCTGGAAAGAGTTCTTTAATATCAGCTTTTCTTGGGGAAATGGAAAAATTAAATGGTCGTGTTAATACAAAA GGTTCTATTGCATATGTTTCTCAACAAGCCTGGATACAAAATGCAACTTTGCAAGATAACGTTTTGTTCGGAAAACCTTTAAACAAAGCTTTATATAATCGAGTTATAGATGCATGTATGTTAGGTCCAGATCTTCAAATGTTACCTGCAGGAGATCAAACAGAAATTGGTGAAAAGGGTATAAACTTATCTGGAGGTCAAAAACAAAGAGTTGCTTTAGCCAGAGCAGTATATAATGAAtcagatatatatttcttggATGATCCTTTAAGTGCTGTAGATGCTCATGTGGGAAaacatatttttgaaaatgtgGTAGGCCCTAGTGGtctgttaaagaaaaagacaagggTACACATTACACATGACATTGTCTATCTACCTGAGGTTGACAATATCTTTGTTCTTAAAGATGGTGAAATAACAGAAAGTGGAACTTACAAACAGCTTATGGACAAAAGGGGTGCATTTGCTGAATTTCTAATGCAACATTTACAAGAAG TTGGAAATC TGCACACTGATGATGGTTCGGATCCAGATTTACATGAAATTAAGCAGCAATTGGAATCAAAAATGGGTACACAAGaattacaagaaaaattaACACGTGCTAGGTCAAGAATTTCAGAAAGTCAAAGTGAATCAGGCTCTATAACTGATAGAAGATCATTAAATGGTTCTTTGAAAAg GCAATATTCTACAGAAAGTCAACAGTCTGGAAACTATCTAACTGGAAATagtataaaggaaaaaggtgTATTACAGCCAAAGATAggtgaaaaattaattgaagtaGAGAAGGCTGAAACTGGCAGT GTAAAATGGAAAGTGTATTCTCACTATTTAAAATCTATTGGATGGTTCCTATCTATATCTACAATAGTTATGAATGCTGTTTTCCAATCATTCAGTATTGGATCAAATATTTGGCTGAGTGCATGGTCAAATGATAATATGACTTCTGCGGATGGTAAATCCATAAATGATGAAGCAAAACGAGACATGTATCTTGGAGTATATGGAGCTCTTGGTCTTGGACAAG GCCTGACAGTACTTGGAACGGCGTTTTTCGCGGCAAAGGGGATGGTAATCGCTTCCACGTGTCTCTTCCAGAAAACAATGTGCCATGTTCTTCACAACCCGATGTCGTTCTTTGATCAAACGCCAACTGGTCGCATTCTTAGTCGACTCGGTAAAGACACCGATGTTGTTGACAATATTCTACCAGCCATACTGCATTCTTGGATCTCTTGTCTCTTTCGG GTAATAGCAACTCTGTTCGTTATCAGCTTCAGTACTCCAGAATTTGTTTCTGTGATCATACCAATAGGACTAATTTATTACTTCATACAGCGCTTCTATGTCGCTACTTCGCGACAATTGAAACGTTTGGAATCTATATCAAGATCTCCTATATATTCACATTTTAGTGAATCTGTAACTG GAGCTCAAACAATTAGAGCATTTGGTGTCCAGGATAGATTTATACATGAATCAGAAAGCAAAGTAGATTTTAATCAAGTTTGTTATTATCCTGGTATAATTGcaaatag atGGCTTGCAATACGGTTGGAGATGGTtggaaatttaattatattctttgctgcATTATTTGTTGTATTAGGAAGAAATACTATTAGTGCCGGTATCGTTGGATTATCTGTCAGTTATGCTTTACag aTTACACAAACTTTAAATTGGCTTGTACGTATGACTTCTGATGTAGAAACAAATATTGTAGCAgtagagagaataaaagaatatggCGAAACTCCTCAAGAAGCACCTTGGGTAAATCCTGAGAATGTTCCTCCAAAAGAATGGCCTGCAGAAGGTTATGTTGAATTTAAGGATTACAAAGTCCGTTATAGAGAAGGATTAGATCTTATTCTCCATGGTTTAACATTTTCTGTTAAGGGAGGAGAAAAAGTCGGCATTGTTGGTAGAACTGGTGCTGGCAAATCTTCCTtaacattatctttatttagaATACTTGAAGCAGCAAGTGGCAAAATCATTATTGATGGTATTGATATTGCTACTTTAGGTCTTCATGATCTTAGAactaaattaacaataataccacaAGATCCAGTATTATTTTCGGGAACTTTAAGAATGAATTTAGATCCTTTCGATCAACATACAGATGATGAAGTATGGAGAGCATTGGAGCGCGCTCATCTTAAATCTTTTGTTCAAA atTTATTCAATGGTTTGCTTCATGAAGTATCTGAAGGAGGTGATAATCTCAGTGTGGGCCAACGACAATTGATATGTTTAGCACGAGCCCTTCTTCGTAAAACCAAAGTTCTCGTATTAGATGAAGCAACAGCTGCAGTTGATTTAGAAACTGATGATTTAATTCAAAGAACAATTAGGGAAGATTTTAAGGATTGCACAGTTTTAACAATAGCACATAGGCTTAATACAATTCTTGACTCTGATAA AGTTATTCTACTAGATAAAGGACTCATTATTGAATATGATTCTCCCGAGGTGCTACTTCGAAATTCATCCAGTGCATTTTATAGTATGGCAAAAGATGCAGGGCTGGTAgcttaa